The genomic DNA ACTTCCTTCATCTGGCGTGGCGGCGTCACCGGCTAAATACCCTAAGCTGAGTTCGAGGGCATCGCTGAACTCATGCCGGATGCCGATGCCAGCCCCTCCCACTAAACCATAAATTGGGTTGCGAGTTCCAAAGTTAGACAGAGCACCCGTATCTCCGTCACCATCAATAAAGGGGTTAACTGTATTGGCAAAGTCATCCGGTGCACCCGCGTTGGCTTCAATCACAACAGTTGTCTTTTCGCCAATGGGAAAAGCATACAACAGGGCATCAATGCCAAGATCATTATTGCTACCACTGCCAAAGGTAGCGTCACCGAATCGCAAATCTCCCTCCGGTGTAAAGGTGGAACTACCGGAGTAAGAGTCCAGGTTTACCGCTTGGAGTCGAGTTCTAAGTACATCTTTGCCCGTAAAGCTGGTGTCAAAGTTGAGACGAACGCGATCGCCAAAAGCTGTCACGTTGGGGATCTTCCCTCCTAGGGCGTTTTCCCCCGCCGCGATACCTGTCAGGGCAAAGATCGCTTGAGCGTTGAGCTTAGTCGTGGTAGAAAACTGAGTCAGTTCTAGTTCTGTTGTGCGTGCTTCTAGCCCATCCACCCGCCCCCTCAGGTTAGCCAATTCTGAGCCAAATTCCTGAATGAGTCGCTGTACTGTGGTCAAATCTTCTTTCGTCGCGAAGTTACCTGTACCAGAACCCAACAAGCGCTCAATTTGTTGCAAACAGGCATTTAAACCCGCCGCAAATTCATAACGGCTCATCGCACGATTGCCACGATAGGTGCCATCCGGGTAACCTGCAATACAGCCATAGCGTTCAACGAGCGATCGCAGTGCTTCAAACGCCCAGTCACCTGGAGACACATCCCGTAACTGAGAGACATTTGTCACTTGCTCCAACGGATCGGTGCTATCTTCATGGCTGGGTTCTATTACACCCGCATCACTCCCATCAATTTCTTGAGCAGAATCTTGAATTAACTGAGAAACTTTATTAATAGACTCAAGGGAATGAGTCTCACTGTTGTGGTTGTAGCGGTTGATGGGTTCCAGTACATTGACATCTCTATCCTCCCCAGGCAACTCAAAGATGGGCACCGCCGCTTCAGTCTCTACAGACGTTAAGTTCCCCAACTTGCTTTCCGGGTTTGCGGCGAGCATGGGTTCGGTGGCGGCGATCGCAGGTTCATCTGTTGGCGGCTGGGTTGTCACCGTCTCCCGTGGCGCTTCAGACACATCAATCCCAACCTTTGCGACAATAGCACCATCAGCCGCTAATGCACTCGATGACACCAACAGTGCTCCCCCTAAAATCGCTGGACTGATCAGCCAAGATCGCCAAAAGACTCTCGAAGTCATGTTTATATCCTCACACCCATTAACAATGCTCAAGAAATCTAAATTATTTAACTATTAATGAGAAAATTAATCAATTTTTTAATTTTTGGGATGTAAGGCGATTTTTGTCAAGAAATTAAATTCCTCGGCAAACCCAGCCCAGGACAACCCTAGGAAACCCGTTATTCCAAACGATAATGATAATGATAATACTTTTTAATCCATGAGTCAGTAGAGTACGTCCTGATGCGACCGATGAGTCTCCTGAAATACTGGGACTCAGTCCTCAACTCTTACTTGTCGCTATCTGTCTCGTCCAAGTGTTCGGCAACCGACTTATAGAGGTTGAGGACATGGTTATCTTGAAGGTGATAGAAAACCTTGCGACCCCGTTTGTGATAACGCACCAAACGCATGGCGCGTAAAGATCTTAACTGATGAGAAACCGCTGATTCACTCATGTCTAGAATCGCGGCTAAGTCGCAAACACACAGTTCTTGAATCGCTAAGACCGAAATAATTCGTAGACGGTTGGTATCGCCCAAGAGGCTGAAGAATTCTGCCATCCGCTGAGCTTTCTCGGTACTGAGAATTTTTTGTTGCAACCGTTCAACA from Microcoleus sp. AS-A8 includes the following:
- a CDS encoding iron uptake porin, which produces MTSRVFWRSWLISPAILGGALLVSSSALAADGAIVAKVGIDVSEAPRETVTTQPPTDEPAIAATEPMLAANPESKLGNLTSVETEAAVPIFELPGEDRDVNVLEPINRYNHNSETHSLESINKVSQLIQDSAQEIDGSDAGVIEPSHEDSTDPLEQVTNVSQLRDVSPGDWAFEALRSLVERYGCIAGYPDGTYRGNRAMSRYEFAAGLNACLQQIERLLGSGTGNFATKEDLTTVQRLIQEFGSELANLRGRVDGLEARTTELELTQFSTTTKLNAQAIFALTGIAAGENALGGKIPNVTAFGDRVRLNFDTSFTGKDVLRTRLQAVNLDSYSGSSTFTPEGDLRFGDATFGSGSNNDLGIDALLYAFPIGEKTTVVIEANAGAPDDFANTVNPFIDGDGDTGALSNFGTRNPIYGLVGGAGIGIRHEFSDALELSLGYLAGDAATPDEGSGLFDGAYGALAQITFKPINQLTLGLTYIHSYNADLTAGSNQANLRSALADNPNLPERLAPFAGLDLPVSSNSYGIQASWQFSPKFIVGGWAGYTATRTLAPLIASDGSGSVLERGDMSIWNFAAHVAFPDLGKEGSVAAIIVGMEPKVTGASRSLRDAIGKDSDTSFHIEAFYEYKLTDNISITPGVIWLTAPDHNSNNDDIVIGAIRTTFSF
- a CDS encoding metalloregulator ArsR/SmtB family transcription factor, whose product is MTAHLSAKGATVSPVQEIKNLNCHPPHPVEMNDVERLQQKILSTEKAQRMAEFFSLLGDTNRLRIISVLAIQELCVCDLAAILDMSESAVSHQLRSLRAMRLVRYHKRGRKVFYHLQDNHVLNLYKSVAEHLDETDSDK